In Deltaproteobacteria bacterium, the genomic stretch CGTCGCGGCCTCCGGAACCACACCGGGAGCTGCCGCTGGCGCGGATGCGGGCCGAGCCGCTCAAGGAGGGATATCTCTCCATCGCCTGGCCTTCGCCGCCACTGGTGCACGAGGACGTGGCCGCGCTGGACGCCCTCGCCATCGTGCTGGGCCACGGCGAGGCGTCTCGCCTGCATCGTGCCCTCAAGCGCGACCGCCTGCTCTGCACCGAGGTGCAGGCCAGCTGCTACACGCCGGTCGATCCGGGACTGACCATCGTCGGCCTGACCTTGCAGCCTGCCACTGCGCGCGATGCGGTCCGCGAGGCGCTGTCGCAAACGTACCGGCTCCGCAGCGAAGAGGTGACGGGCGAAGAGCTTTCCGTCGCCTGCCGTCTGCTGGAGAGCGACGCCGTCTACCAGCGCGAGACCGTGCAGGGACAGGCGCGCAAGCTCGGCTTCTATCAATCGAGCGCGGGGGGCGTGGAATTCGAGCAGCGCTACCTCGATCACGTCGCCCGGCTCACGCCGGCTCGGGTACGAGATGCGGCGGAGCGCTGGATCGATCCCTCCGCCGCCGTTCTCGCGGCGCTGTTGCCGGAGCGCGGTTGTCCTCCAGAAGGGGAGATGCTGGAGCTCTTGCAAGAGGCGGCGGCCGTCGTCCGCCCTCGGGCTGCGCCCTCTTCCGCGCCGCCCGAGAAGCGCGCTCCGATCAGATTCGCCGAGCGCGCGACAACCGGACCCCTGCTCCGGGAGGAGCTGCCGTCCGGAGGCGTCCTCTTGATCAAGGAGGAGCGGGCGGTGCCGCTGGTCGCGCTGCGCGCTGCGTGGCAGGGCGGCCTGCGCGCGGAGGACGGCTCCAACGCGGGCATCAACATGCTGCTTGCGCGGCTGGTGTCGAAGGGAACGCAGACCCGCGGTCCCGAACGCCTGGTGCGCGAGATGGAGGCGATGGGCGGCTCCATCGGCGGCAATGCAGGCCGCAACAGCTTCGGGTTGCGGGCGGAGCTCCTTTCCCGGCATCTGCGCGAGGGATTCGACATCTTCGCGGAGGCGGTCTCCGCCCCGGCGTTCGATCCCGAGGAGGTGCAGCGCGAACGCACCCTGCAGATCGACGAGCTGCGGTCCCGCGAGGACAACCCTGCCGGAGTCGCCTTCCTGCTCTTTGGCGAGACGCTCTATCGCAAGCACCCGTATCGCTTCGACACGCTCGGCACGGAAAGCAGCGTCGCCCGGCTCGAGCCTGGCATCCTCTCCCGGTATCGCGCGCAGCAGTATCCGCCGGGCGCGCTGACGATCTCCGTCGTCGGCAACGTCGATCCCGCCGAGGTGCGCGAGCAGGTCCTGCGCAGGTTCACGTCGGCGCCCGCCGCGCGCGTGTCGATCGCGCCGGTCCAGGAGGAGCCGCCGGATGCGCCGCGGTTCGCCGTGAAGAAGCTCGACAAGGCGCAGGCGCACCTGGTGCTCGGATTCCCCGGCGCGCGGCTGTCGGATCGGGCGCGCTGGCCGCTGGAAGTGCTGTCGGCGGTGCTCTCCGGCCAGGGCGGGCGCCTCTTCGTCGAGCTACGCGACAAGCGCAGCCTGGCGTACAGCGTCACCAGCTTCTCCATGGAGGGCCTCGACCCGGGCTATTTCGCCGTCTACATCGGTTGCGGTCCCGGCAAGGTTCAGGAAGCCCTCGACGGGATTCGAAACGAGCTGCGGCGCATACGCGAGCAGCCCATCGGAGCCGCCGAGCTTGCGCGCGCCCGCCATCATCTCATCGGCACGCACGCCATCTCCCTGCAGCGCAATTCGGCGCGCGCCGCCGTGTACGCGTTCGACGAGTGCTACGGCCTCGGCGCCGACGCTTCCGCGAAGTACGCCGCCAACGTCGCGGCGGTCAGCGCCGAGGACGTGCTGGCCACGGCGCAGAGCCTGCTGACGCCTTCGCGCGAGGTGATCGCGCTCGTCGCCCCGGAGGGCGCGGTCCCGCAGGAGCTCGGCCGGTGAGCTGGGCGCTGGTGCTGGTCGCGCCGCCCGAACAACTGGAGATCCTCGCCGCGGACCTGTTCGACCGCGGCGCCCTCGGCGTCGAGCTGCAGGAGCCCGGAATGCCTCTGATGCCGGGCACGCCGCCCCTGCCCGAGGGTCGCGGCCGCGCGATCGCGCACTTCGCCGACCGGAGCGCAGCGAGCGAATCCGCGAGCGCGCTGGGCGCGGAGCCGCCGGTCGAGATCCCCGAGGAAGACTGGAACGCGCTGTGGCGGGCGCACCACCGCACGATGCAGGTCGGGCCACGGGCCTGGGTACATCCGCCATGGGAAGACCCGCCGGGAACCGGCGTGGCGGTGGCGATCGAGCCTGGCATGGCGTTCGGGACCGGGAGCCATCCCACGACTGCGCTCTGTCTGGAGCGCTGCGACGAGCTGCTCAGCGAGCTCCCCGGGTCCGATCTGCTCGACGTCGGCACCGGCAGCGGCGTCGTCGCATTGCTCGCGAAGAAGCTGGGCGCACGTCGGGTGGTGGCGACGGACAATGACGCGGTGGCGCTCGAGGCGGCGCGGCAGGGTGCGGCGCTGAACGGGGTGAGCGGCGTCGATTGGGCCTTGACCGCGGATCCGGACGAGGTGCCAGGCCGGTTCACGATCGTGATCGCAAACATCCTCCTCAACACGCTCGAGGAGCTCGCTCCGGCGATCGCGCGCAAGCTCGCGGATCGGGGGCGGCTCGTTCTCTCCGGCCTTCTCTGCACCCAGGGCGACGACGCCGAGCGCGCGTACGTCGCGCAGGGACTGCGGCCCTTGGCGCGCAAGGAGCGTGAGGGCTGGCTGCGAATCGAGCTGGCCCGGCCGTGATCATCCATCGCCTCTTCATTCCCCCTGACCGGCTCGTTGCGGGACCGCGCGTGAAACTGACGCCGGACCAGGCGCGTCATCTGTTCACCGTCCTGCGGCTCCAGTCCGGCGCGGAGGTCGAGGTGTTCGACGGGCAGGGCGGCAGGTTTTCGGCGTTCGTCTCCGGCGACCAGCTCGAGATCGGTCGCGCGCTGCCGCGCGACCCACGCCGGCTGGACGTGGTGCTCGTCCAGGCCGTGGCGAAGGGAGAGAAGATGGATCTGGTGGTGCAGAAGGCCACCGAGCTGGGTGCGGCCCGGATCATGCCTTTGGCCGCCGAGCGCGCCGTCGTGCGGCTCGAGGCGGGACGCGGCTCTACGCGCGCCGATCGCTGGCGCCGCGTCGCGCAGGAGGCGGCACGACAGTGCGGGCGCGCGGACGTGCCACGCATCGACGCTCCGTCGCCGTGGGAAGACGTCTTTTCCCTGCTGCGAGCGGAGGCGGACCGGCGCGCGCTCCTGCTCGATCCGGCGGACGACGGCCTCCGGCTCGGCGACGCGGCTCGCGGCGTGCCCCGATCGCTGGTTGCCGTCGGACCCGAAGGAGGGTTTTCGCCCGCCGAGCGGCAGCGGGCCGTCGAGAGCGGATTCCTTCCGGTCACGCTGGGAAAGAGGGTCCTGCGCACGGAGACGGCGGGGCTCGCGGCACTGGCGGTCGTCCTGCACGTCAACGGCGACCTCGGCTGAGCCGTCGGCGCCATACAACGATCGTGGCACTGCATTGACAGCGTGGGCGCCAAGGTGTGGGCTGTCGTCAGGAGGCCGCCATGCCGCATTTCGCGTGGTCCGTGGCCATTCTGCTCTCCCTGCTGGCTTCCTCGGTGTTGGCGGACGTTGCGCCCGTCGCAGCGCCGGTGTCGGCGATCCTCGCGACCGAGGAGCACGTCTGTTCGGGCGCTTTCGCGCCATTGGCCTGGCGCGACGCCTCCGACGCGCTTTTCTTCGCGACCGGTCCGACGTCGCGGCTCGACCAGCACGAGATGTGGGCGGGAGTTTTGGCGCCGCTCCTCGCCGCCCGCTACCTGGCAGGCACGCTTCGCCTCCTGGGACTCGGCGTGCCGACCCAGACGCAGCTCCGGTTCACCCACGTCGGCTGGCGCCCGCGGTGGCCGTTCTGTTAGCGGCTGCCGCACCGGAGGTGCGGATTTGCGGCTACGGCTTGGGGCTGTACAGGCCAAGAGATGCGTCAGTGCGCCCGCGCGTGCTCGAGGCAGTATTCCGTCAGCTTGCCATGGCACTTGTCCTGGCAGTCGCAGACGCGGAATTCGAGATTCGGATCGTCCGCCTCGCTCTTTCCGCACTTGGCGCACACGCGCGCCTTGCGCGGCTGCGGGGAGAACGCGGGTGCCGTCCTTCGCCGGACCGCCGCTGCGCCGCGCATCCGATCCCGTAGCGTGCTGCCACAGAAGAGCAGGAAGTCAGCCAGCGCCACGCCGACCGCCGCCCGGGTAGCGAGATCGCCGGTGATGAATGCGTAGACCATCAGGCCGCCGCTGAGAAAGCCGAGGTACTTCACCTTCACCGGAAGGATCAGCAGCAGGACCTCGTACTCGGGAAATTCCACGGCGAACGCCAGCAGCAGCGCCTCGGCGACGAAGCGCCCGCTCGCAGGTCCGACGACGAACGACACCGCGAGCGTCGCGAGAGCGCCGAGAAAGAAGAACATGTCGAATCGGAAGCTGCCCCACTGCGCCTCGAGCGCGGTGCCCATGGTGTGCAAGAACCAGAGCCCGAGGGCCGTCCAGAGCAGGCCGGAGCCGGTCACCGGGCCGACGGGAGCGAAGAGAAAAGTGACGATGCGCCAGACTTCTCCGCGCATCACCGCCGCGGGGTCCAGCCAGAGCAGGTGGGCGATCTCGGGCCGGGCGAACACGAGCAGATGCAGGGCGCCCGAGATCCCGACCACCCAGAGGATGATCCCCTCCGGCGCGTGCCGCCCGAAGCGTCGATCGAGGCGGGCGAGGAGCTTCTCCACGGGCCTCCATTAGCATCGACATGCTAGAACGGCGACCCCAATGGATCCCATCGCGCGATTCGTCGAGCTGCTCGAGCGGGCGAAGAAGACGCCGGCGATTGCGGAGCCCACGGGGATGACGCTGTCGACCGTGGGGGTGGACGGCCGTCCTTCGTCGCGCATCGTGCTGCTCAAGGGGATCGACGCGAGGGGACTCGTCTTCTATACGAATACGCGCTCGCGCAAAGGGCGCGAGATCGCCGCGCAGCCCGGGGTCTCGCTCATCTTCTGGTGGCCGCAGCTCGAGTCCCAGATCCGCTTCGAGGGAAACGCCGTGCGCGTGACCGAGGCCGAAGCCGACGCGTACTTCGCGACCCGGCCACGCCTCTCGCAGCTCGGCGCCTGGGCTTCGGACCAGAGCGCGCCGCTCCGGTCGCGCGAGGAACTGGAAGAGCGCTTCGCGGAGCTCGACCGCAAGTACGCAGAAAAGCCGGTTCCGCGCCCGTCGCACTGGTCCGGGTACCGGGTGACTCCGCTCGCGGTGGAGTTCTGGCGCAACCGGTCCGGCCGCCTGCACGAGCGCGACCTGTACACGCGCGCCTCCGCCGACGCGCCGTGGACGATGACGTTGCTCAATCCGTGACGATTACTTGGGCGCCTTCGGGCCGACCATCTGCTCCGGCCGGACCCACTGATCGAACTGCTCGGCAGTGACGAATCCGAGCTTGAGTGCAGCTTCCTTCAGCGTGGTTCCTTCCTTGTGCGCCGTCTTGGCGATCTTCGCCGCCTTGTCGTAGCCGATGTGCGGATTGAGCGCGGTGACCAGCATCAGCGACTCGCGCATCAGCTTCCCGATCCGCTCGCGGTCGGGCTCGATTCCCACGGCGCAGTTGTCGTTGAAGCTCCGGCAGCCGTCGGCGAGCAGGCGGACCGACTGCAGGAAATCATGGATGATGAGCGGCTTGAAGACGTTCAGCTCGAAGTTCCCCATCGCTCCGCCGAGATTGACCGCGCCGTCGTTGCCGAGCACCTGGGCGCAGAGCATGGTCATGGCCTCGCTCTGCGTCGGGTTGACCTTGCCCGGCATGATCGAGCTGCCCGGCTCGTTCTCCGGAATCTTGATCTCGCCCAGCCCGCACCGCGGGCCCGACGCGAGCCAGCGGACGTCGTTGGCGATCTTCATCAGCGAGACGGCGAGCGTCTTCAGCGCGCCGTGGGCGAACACCAGCGCGTCGTGCGCGGCCAGCGCCTCGAACTTGTTCGGCGCCGAAGTGAACGGGTGCCCGGTGAGCTTCGAGATCTCCGCGGCGACGCGGTCGCCGAACTCCGGATGAGCATTCAGTCCCGTCCCGACAGCGGTGCCGCCGATGGCGAGCTCGCGCATGTGCTGCAGCCCGCTCTCCACGTGCCGGATGCCGTGATCGAGCTGCGCCACCCACCCGCTGATCTCCTGTCCCAGCGTCAGCGGCGTCGCGTCCTGCAGGTGCGTGCGGCCGATCTTGACGACGTCGCCGAACTCTTCCGACTTGTGCGCCAGCGTGTCCCGGAGCAGCCGCACGGAGGGGATCAGGTGATCGACGACGGCCGGCACCGCCGCCACGTGCATCGCCGTCGGAAAGACGTCGTTCGACGACTGTCCCTTGTTCACGTCGTCGTTGGGATGGACGAGCCGCTCCTCGCCGCGGCGGCCACCGAGGATCTCGCTGGCCCGGTTCGCGAGCACCTCGTTCATGTTCATGTTCGTCTGCGTTCCCGAGCCGGTCTGCCAGACGGCGAGAGGAAACTCGCCCTCATGCTTGCCCGCGATCACCTCGTCCGCCGCCTCGATGATCGCCTTGCCCTTCTTTGGATCGAGAACGCGGAGGTCGAGGTTCACCTGCGCGGCTGCGCGCTTCACCTGCGCCAGCGCCTTGATCAGCGCCGGAGGCATCTTCTCGCTGCTGATGCGGAAGTTCGTCAACGATCGCTGGGTCTGGGCGCCCCAGAGTCTCTCCGCGGGGACCTCGATGGGGCCGAAGGTGTCCTTCTCGATACGCGTGGCCATGCGCGGCTCCTTGAGGGGCCCGCGGTGCATAGCGCCGTTCCCCGCTGCAAACAAGCGTGGGAAAGATTAATTGACCGCGCGCGCAACCGACGTAGCGTTCGCCGCATGCAGCGCAGGCCGCTCGATTCGGGACCGGCGTCGCCCGTGAGCGTCGCCATCTCCGACGTGCCCGTCGCGCCGGTGGCGGTGTCCTTCGCCTCCGACCCACCTCCTCGCGTTGCGGCACCCACTCGCCGCACGGGATGGGCGTCGAGAACGAGGCGGCTGGCGGGCTGGGCGATCGATCTCGCCGGCATTGCAACATGGCTCGTGCTCCAGTTGGTCATCGCCGCGCGGCTCGCGGCGGGCCGGTCGCTGTCCGAGACGGTGCTCGTCACGCCCGGGCCGTGGCTCGGCGCCGCCGCCGTCCTTGCGCTCGCCTGGTCCTGGATCTTCGTGGCTCTGTGGGGTCGCACTCCGGGAATGGCGCTGACCGGACAGCGTCTGCACACCCTGGACGGCCCCGCGCCAGGACCGCTCACGGCGTTCGTGCGTGCCGTTCTATCGCTCTTCTCCGCGTCGCTTGGCCTGTCCGGCTTCGTGCTCGCGTTGGCCGATCCGCGAAGACAGACGCTGCACGACAAGCTCTGCCGGTGCGTCGCTGTCGTTGACTGAGCCGCTGCGTCGCCGTTAGGCTGCGCGCCCGTGGCTGAAGCGAAACAGTACATACTCCCCATGCCGAGACGGCGGGGAGTCATTTTCTTCCTCCTCGCGAACGTCTTCGCCTTCGCGCTCTGCGCGTCCATCTGGGCGCTGTTCTGGTACGGGGACTTCTTCACGCCTGCCGCCCGCGCCATCTGGGGCTTCCTCGCCGCACACTCCGGCTGGACCGTCGGGGCCGCGCTCTCGCCGCTCTTCGCCGCCCTCGTTCTCGGCTACGGCTACATGCGCCGGGCGATGGCGCGCCGCGCACGCGAGAAGGCCGAGACGCTGGCGCTGGCCGCGCAGCGCGCCGGGACGCAGCTCCCGCACTAGCTTGCTGCCCCTCCTGCTCGCAGCCGCGGTGCTGGTGCCCGCGTCCCCGGACGCAGTGCTCTCCATCGAGGATGTGTCGGGGCTGCGCGCGCTGCTGGAGAAGGCCGGCACGCACGCGCCATCCCTCGGCCCGCACCCGATCGGCTCGACTTTGAGCGACCGCCTGGGGGTCGACCTGCTCTCCGAATCGGCGGAGTGGGGTCTCGCGGCGCGCGGAGCGCGACTGGTCGTCTTTTCGCGTGATGGAATGGGGCTGGCTGCGC encodes the following:
- a CDS encoding insulinase family protein, with amino-acid sequence MRHTLPNGLTLLVEENHAAPVVAIQVWMRVGSADEGPDEAGIAHLHEHMLFKGTARRGPGDIARTVESCGGEINAWTSFDQTVYHVVLASRFFAEGMDVLADAVTSAAFDPVELQREIEVVCEEIRRTQDSPTRKLSRELFASAFTRHPYGKPVIGTEASVRGFTREGILRFYRRWYKPANAVLVVVGDVREAEALELAEKSFRWPEDPFVAAPSRPPEPHRELPLARMRAEPLKEGYLSIAWPSPPLVHEDVAALDALAIVLGHGEASRLHRALKRDRLLCTEVQASCYTPVDPGLTIVGLTLQPATARDAVREALSQTYRLRSEEVTGEELSVACRLLESDAVYQRETVQGQARKLGFYQSSAGGVEFEQRYLDHVARLTPARVRDAAERWIDPSAAVLAALLPERGCPPEGEMLELLQEAAAVVRPRAAPSSAPPEKRAPIRFAERATTGPLLREELPSGGVLLIKEERAVPLVALRAAWQGGLRAEDGSNAGINMLLARLVSKGTQTRGPERLVREMEAMGGSIGGNAGRNSFGLRAELLSRHLREGFDIFAEAVSAPAFDPEEVQRERTLQIDELRSREDNPAGVAFLLFGETLYRKHPYRFDTLGTESSVARLEPGILSRYRAQQYPPGALTISVVGNVDPAEVREQVLRRFTSAPAARVSIAPVQEEPPDAPRFAVKKLDKAQAHLVLGFPGARLSDRARWPLEVLSAVLSGQGGRLFVELRDKRSLAYSVTSFSMEGLDPGYFAVYIGCGPGKVQEALDGIRNELRRIREQPIGAAELARARHHLIGTHAISLQRNSARAAVYAFDECYGLGADASAKYAANVAAVSAEDVLATAQSLLTPSREVIALVAPEGAVPQELGR
- a CDS encoding 50S ribosomal protein L11 methyltransferase, whose protein sequence is MPGTPPLPEGRGRAIAHFADRSAASESASALGAEPPVEIPEEDWNALWRAHHRTMQVGPRAWVHPPWEDPPGTGVAVAIEPGMAFGTGSHPTTALCLERCDELLSELPGSDLLDVGTGSGVVALLAKKLGARRVVATDNDAVALEAARQGAALNGVSGVDWALTADPDEVPGRFTIVIANILLNTLEELAPAIARKLADRGRLVLSGLLCTQGDDAERAYVAQGLRPLARKEREGWLRIELARP
- a CDS encoding 16S rRNA (uracil(1498)-N(3))-methyltransferase; this translates as MIIHRLFIPPDRLVAGPRVKLTPDQARHLFTVLRLQSGAEVEVFDGQGGRFSAFVSGDQLEIGRALPRDPRRLDVVLVQAVAKGEKMDLVVQKATELGAARIMPLAAERAVVRLEAGRGSTRADRWRRVAQEAARQCGRADVPRIDAPSPWEDVFSLLRAEADRRALLLDPADDGLRLGDAARGVPRSLVAVGPEGGFSPAERQRAVESGFLPVTLGKRVLRTETAGLAALAVVLHVNGDLG
- a CDS encoding rhomboid family intramembrane serine protease, with product MEKLLARLDRRFGRHAPEGIILWVVGISGALHLLVFARPEIAHLLWLDPAAVMRGEVWRIVTFLFAPVGPVTGSGLLWTALGLWFLHTMGTALEAQWGSFRFDMFFFLGALATLAVSFVVGPASGRFVAEALLLAFAVEFPEYEVLLLILPVKVKYLGFLSGGLMVYAFITGDLATRAAVGVALADFLLFCGSTLRDRMRGAAAVRRRTAPAFSPQPRKARVCAKCGKSEADDPNLEFRVCDCQDKCHGKLTEYCLEHARAH
- the pdxH gene encoding pyridoxamine 5'-phosphate oxidase, whose translation is MDPIARFVELLERAKKTPAIAEPTGMTLSTVGVDGRPSSRIVLLKGIDARGLVFYTNTRSRKGREIAAQPGVSLIFWWPQLESQIRFEGNAVRVTEAEADAYFATRPRLSQLGAWASDQSAPLRSREELEERFAELDRKYAEKPVPRPSHWSGYRVTPLAVEFWRNRSGRLHERDLYTRASADAPWTMTLLNP
- the fumC gene encoding class II fumarate hydratase; protein product: MATRIEKDTFGPIEVPAERLWGAQTQRSLTNFRISSEKMPPALIKALAQVKRAAAQVNLDLRVLDPKKGKAIIEAADEVIAGKHEGEFPLAVWQTGSGTQTNMNMNEVLANRASEILGGRRGEERLVHPNDDVNKGQSSNDVFPTAMHVAAVPAVVDHLIPSVRLLRDTLAHKSEEFGDVVKIGRTHLQDATPLTLGQEISGWVAQLDHGIRHVESGLQHMRELAIGGTAVGTGLNAHPEFGDRVAAEISKLTGHPFTSAPNKFEALAAHDALVFAHGALKTLAVSLMKIANDVRWLASGPRCGLGEIKIPENEPGSSIMPGKVNPTQSEAMTMLCAQVLGNDGAVNLGGAMGNFELNVFKPLIIHDFLQSVRLLADGCRSFNDNCAVGIEPDRERIGKLMRESLMLVTALNPHIGYDKAAKIAKTAHKEGTTLKEAALKLGFVTAEQFDQWVRPEQMVGPKAPK
- a CDS encoding RDD family protein, with the translated sequence MQRRPLDSGPASPVSVAISDVPVAPVAVSFASDPPPRVAAPTRRTGWASRTRRLAGWAIDLAGIATWLVLQLVIAARLAAGRSLSETVLVTPGPWLGAAAVLALAWSWIFVALWGRTPGMALTGQRLHTLDGPAPGPLTAFVRAVLSLFSASLGLSGFVLALADPRRQTLHDKLCRCVAVVD